Sequence from the Besnoitia besnoiti strain Bb-Ger1 chromosome Unknown contig00014, whole genome shotgun sequence genome:
CGCACAGCCTGTGGTTGGgggtcgcgccctcgcttccGCCACACAGGTCCGACCTCAGCGGATCGACACGACATCTCCGTTGAGTTTTCCGACTTTTCGTGGCCTCCTCCACCTCTCCTGTCGCGCAGGAGCTCTGTTCATAGGCCCAGCGCACCCCTGCTGGCAGCTTTTGTTTGTCCGCCCCTCTGCACCAGCCGACTTGCAGCACAACAAACTCAAAAGCGACAGGACAAGCCTCCCGGCTCCCTCCGATTCCCTCAATTAGAGCAGGACCGGCACTCTCCGGCCTTGTGGCATGCACTCCCGAGATTGCTGGCCTTTCAAATGTCATTTGAAGAAGAACGGGATCCCCAGTGTGCGTCTGGAGGACAGCCAGAGCACATCGAGGGGTCGGATGCTTCACTCTGGGAGACGtggcctctctgtcgcgcgcaAAAAAGAAGTCACTTGAAGGCGCATCTGATGCCGCACGAGCAGAGCAGCAACACGGGTTAGTGCGACACACGCCCGCACCATCTCGCTCCTCATGCTCGCTTTGAATGGCGCCTTGGGTTGTTGCGTTCCCCCCCCACGCAGCATGCGAAAGCTCTTCACGCGATTGGCGTCCTTCTGGATGATCGACATCCGACTTAGAAGAAGGCAGTTCGCTCCCGTCGTTTGCCATGCGGGCTGACCCCCGATGGCTTTGCGAAACAGCTCCCACACAAGGCAGGGGGACTGAGAGCACCGACGCAGATAGAgtgggagacgaagaggacaaGCGAGAGCAAGGGCAAGACGCCTGCGAAGTCGGAAGGTAAGAAACGAGCATACGGCCAGATAAGGGGTTATGCAAATACCGATATCGCGGGAGGATCAGCCCCGAAGTCAGGGCTGTTCCCTCCACGTTGGCGGCTAGAAATGCTGAAAAAAGCAGGGATTGTCCAGTTTTAGAGCATGTCGCCTCGACAGGATGGGCACAAAAGAAACTACCCAACCGGCTGGGTTTGACAGTTGCCGAAAGAGGCGAGTCCCGAACGAGAATCGGTGGGACATCACCACTTGCATAGAGACGTCCGTCTGCAGCCAGAAAGAGCAGTGTGAAGCGCTGCTGGGGCGCAGTGAGAAAGGGAGACATCGAGCATGAGGACGGAGTAGGTGCTGGggaaggcgaacgcgagaGCGGCCGAGATGAAGCAGCCGATCTTCccgtcggcgacgcaggagaaGGCTCGCCCGTGCCAAACCAGGAAAACACGAGGACATCGACGATGTGTGGCTGCTCCACATAGGGCTGGGGGGGCTCGTGGGAAGCTAAGGATGCAACACAACGCACAACGAAAGAGACTCACCCTGCAACAGCCATGTGAAGTACAAGACATTCGCGACTTTCCATGGGCTTGACTGCTCGAGCCCATGGCACGTCACACATAGACCGcaaagcgagagagaatTCAGAGATGCAACGTGCGTATGAGAGTCCATCGTTACTTGCATGCAACGATACCCTGGGATGCTCCTTTCTTTCCGAAAAAGGGCCTAGCTAATGCTTCTACTGGCATTCTTCCAGTGGATCATTGACACGCCAGTGGCGTTACGCGACCATCTGCGATAGTACTGTCACTGCTGAGGCTTTCATCCATCTCCATTACATTGTTCGTACCGGTAACTTACCACAACGCGTTTACCATTCAGCATGACCTGTCCGTCGTCCAGGAAACTGCAAACGAAAGCATAACCCCGGTTGGCATcaccgcgccttcctcgaccCTTGCTTCTGCCGTCCGTTCGTCTGTGATCCCCTCGATGCAGTGAGCGGCTCTCGCGCATTTGGGTTACCAGATCTGGTGCGTTGTCGTCACGTGGCAACTCAGATCGGGTGTAGAAAAAATCCCGGAACGTTGTGTGTGGAAGAAGGACTGCAACCCGTATGGCTCGTGCCAGAGCCCCACGCTGGTAGCCTGCGTCGAGTGTCCAGCTGGGAGAGGGCGGGGAAAAAACAGGCGCCGCCTGGTGCTTTTCCTCATCGATGTGGTAAGCAAGACTGAGGGGATGTGGGCGCGGGACTGTCGCCGGAGACAACGGATGTGCTGGTGGATGCTGCGGACTGCCAGGCATGCCTGCTGCTGGCACGTCAAGAAACCGCGTTGCTAGTCCACCGTCGACTCCGCGATGACATCTGTCGATTCTGCTATTCGCTTGGAAATCACGACGCTGCAAGAACTCGGTTGTGTCTGTTCCAGGGCGGTGTGGAGCGTTACACACCACCCGGGGAAAGGTTTCAGCCCGAGCCTGCCCGCCATCAGGACTGGGATCCTGATCTTCCCACGTGGTCTCACACGGCGCAAAGAACACGCCAGACGCCTGAGGCACTGGGTCGTCTGCCGGCAGATGCAAGTAGACCTGGGAATCGCACATAAAGAGGTGAGCCGCGGTGAACCTAAGTGCCCTACGTATTCTCCTCGCTTCGGTGCGCTTGGCTTTTGCTTCCGCGTCATTTCCTTCACCACATTCTCCGTCACTGCTCGACTGACCGTCATTAAGCGCCCACGAGAAGGGAGAAAAAGGGAAGACATCGTCTGTGTCGGCTGCTCCACTGTCTTCTcgttctgcggcggctgacAGGATACCCAAAAGGAGCGACCGCGTGACGCCCTCGTGTTCCCTGCGGAGTTTGAACGACAACGGCTGACCCCGGTGATTTCGTCTTTCAGACTGCTGGAAGCAAAGCGCTTGACAGAGTGCAGCCAGGCGATATAGAGGCTCTTGACGCGACGCACGAGCGGGGCAAGCAGCCGGCCAGTCGAACTGAATGTGCCTGCCCCACGCCACAGCGACTGCGGTGGAATGCAGGATGAGACATcgacgcagcgcgtcgcggcaAATATGGAGACCTTCCACCCGGTTTGTCGACTTGCGTTGATGCCGCTCGCTCATCTTCTGGAACCGGACGATGTAAGCTCTATACCAGAGTGAGAGGTATTCCGATTTCGCATGCAACGCGTGCGATATACAACGGAGGCTCTCCTGCACGGGGCTCCACGGCAcagcgcgagcgctgcgCCGAGCAAACGAGGGATAGGCAGAACATTCAAGACACAGCCGCTGTCGCCCCTGTCTCCcctctcctcctgcgcctccggtGGTGTGCGTCTTATCCGCTGTAACAGCGACAGAAGAACATGTCGCTGCCTTAAAGGGCCTCGGAGATGACATGAACGCGCGGAAAAGATCTTTGCTTTCCCAAGCTGCCAGAAGAGGGAGAACGAGAAGGGACGCAAAAGTGCCAAAATTGACAATAAAGAGGGGACACAACACAGGAGACAAGAGGCTGTCGCCCTTGTCTGgagctctcctctgcggcggtgcGATGCTTTTCCACAGGGGgaaggaagaaaagacaCGGGGGTCGGCCTCGGGCCCAAGAGGGTTCAGACTTTGCAGACCGCAGTGACTACACGATTGGATGCTCTCTGTTTTTAACTGTTCTGTTCGTTCTAACCGTAGCAACTGCTTCAATAGGCAAATTAGAGCATCGGAAGATTTGCCTCCGAAGAGCCCTTCCCAAAGATTCTCCTCACGTAGAGGACTGCTCGCGCGATTGCCTTTCAAGTTTACTGCGATTCTACGGTGACACCCCTCTGACCAGGCATGGCTACGCTTAACCTGGTCCTCCTCATGATCAATAAAAAACAGACCGGATACCGTCCTTAGGCGTTGAGAGTCGCCGCATCCGTCATCACCATCTGTTAGAGGCGACTTGCAGCCCGTGTGAAACCtggcctctcgctgccggaATTCCCACGACTCTCgacttccgccgcgccctccactCCACTGCACAGACGCGCCACTGCTCCGAGGGGTGAGTGCCTCGAAATGAACGGAACCCCAAAGGGTAGCGCGCCACATGTGCAGGGGCTCCGGAGGAACCGAGGGTGAGGAAACAGGATCCCCGCCAGTCAACGCCGGACAAGCAGATGCAAGACTGCCGAAGGAAGAAAGTCGAGTGTCTTCTTCATTTGTGGCTCCACACGCACAATGGCCTCCCTGTGAGCACGTGGTGAGTCCATCTGCGCCCTTCTTCCACATGCGCGACTCACGAAACATCCCCTCCTGCGTGGTGGCGGACCCGCAAGAGGACGATGATGTAGATGACATGGAACAAGGCACAGGATAGCCGACTgcggccggcagcggcgcaaaCACGCGGGAGTGAACACGCGTCGCACCACACATATCCTCGACGGACAGCACCTGCGCGTGAGCAGGTGAGATTTGCGGGTCGACCGCCGGAGAGGTATGCGGAGACAGAGTCGGCGACAGGGAGCAGACGGAGCGACTTCTTGTGATGAGGatggaagacgacgcagtcGACACGGATTGCCTTCTCCATCCTTTGCCGCATGAGCTGCCGGACTCTGCGCCCCCAAAGCTCGCGCTGTCAGCAGTACTTACTGCCGGACTCCTATCTGCGGAGCCGCTTTGCTGTCGTTCGTCAAAGCACCCGCCTGGCCAGCTAGACAGGTGAACAGAGCCTTGCGCAGCCGCTCCGGCTAACCCCGCCACACAGCTGGGTGTTGCCAGGGTATCAGACGAAGGAAGGCAATCACACGAGACTCCTGTGGGGCAGATGGTGCCGTCGACAGCCTCTGGGGCCCCTCCCCTGCACCGGCCAGATTCAGCCATTCCTTCGACGACCGAGAAAATACAAAAAACACAAACATGGTTTCACGGGGCCTCCTCGTGCTTCCTGTCTCGCGTTGGTCTACAGGCGAATGGGAAACAGAAGGCATACACTGAAGCAAACCTCAGCCTCCCTCTTGCCTCAGGCGTACTAACAcggagcgaagacgccggaCAGTCATTGTAGCGAAAAAAGACTAGTGAGCTGCTGCGAAATGACGGCAAAACCACTTGCGTCATCGACCCGCCTTTTAACGGGAGATTATCCCGTTCGAAAGCCCCACGTCAGGCAAGAGAGGACGGCTGCCACTGAGACCGGGCAAAACGTCAGCGTTACGGTAGCTACTCGCAAGTGGACGGCACCAGAGATAGGGCCCAAGATGCAGGAGGAATGAAAACGTCCAAGCCGGGAAGAACCCGAGCTCGTTGCATCAGCCCGCGCAGCCCGACCCAACCAACTCTGCGGCTAGAAGAGGGAAAAATGCGTTCTTGAAACCGGATCGGTTATTAAAAGAGAACAGAAAGTACTACAATACTACCATTGTCCTCTTGGCATTCCTCCGGCGCCACTTCGTGGGGAGTCgggggcgcctcggcggggCCCCGAGGGGTGGACACTTGGCGGCAGAATCGACACATGTAAACAGTTCTGCAACCTGCTGTCGAACGAGAAAGAGCAACAAGCCGCCTCTGAAGACGAAAGCGACCAGTCCGTCCTggaggggagggagagaggaaaaaaaaaaaaaaaaacaacgGACGCCGTGCGGCTCGGCGGGACCGTGCCCTGACGATTGACTCAAAGACAGGTTCAGAGTCAACGTGACTAGGAGACGCAAAGCCCttccagccgccgcgcgagtggCGTTGGTGTCCAGCACattgaaaaaaaaaatgcAACAAGCACAATGACGCCGAACACTTGCCAATATTTTTTTTTAGAGAAATGAAGGGCGCATTCAAACGGGTGCACGCACTGTGCTGCTAACAATCCGGATGAATGAGGACGTACACCCCGCTGGCAATGGTATGCGATGTCTTCGTTCAGCCGACTGAGCGACCAAGCTCACATCAGTCTCTAAACAAATATTTGCCTCCAAGAAATGTCTGAGGGGAGAGCAGAAAAAAACGTGGATTTGGCAGAGGCCGTCCACTGAATCGGGATTAAGGTAGACGGCTACAAgggagcgagacgcggccCGGTTGCCTTTGCTCAAGGATGCAGGGCACGCCACCGCACGCAAGCTGCCACGCGAAAACGCTGTCGAGTACTCTAGACGGGCTGCTTACCCTCTTAGAGGAGCGGAGCATGCGTGCATCTGAGGGGCTGCATCTCACCTGGGCTGCCAGGCAGAACCCACTGGCAAAACCGCAcgacacgcgcggcgcgtggctACCTCATCGTTGCCCACTTTGCAGCAAACGAGCCACTGGCGGGCATGCATGCAACCTGGTCTTCTGCATCCAGCCTGCCTTCACACCAAACGAAGCTGTGCCTATCCGCCTCTATTAACACTTTCTGCCTTCTCCTATAGAACCGTATCTCCCTGGTAGAAAGAGAACCGTGGACGGGTCAACACTTTTCGTGGACTGGCGAACACATACCTTGCGTAGGACGCTGGCGGACCCCAGTCGGAATGCGGTCACCACCAGGTGGCCGCACGTGGCCCTGCGTTCACGGAAGGAGCACACAGAGATAACAACACGTAGTTACATAGATCCGACTTGTTAACTTTCTGATTTCCTGCGGAAGATTCTGTCTTGTCTAGATTTTCGAGtgcccgcgtcctcgcgtTGCCTTTCGAGCCCCTACTGTGGTCCTTTACTTCCACTCTAGAGAATGACGTAGCCGAGTGTGGTCTTCTTGACCATCCTCACGAATGTTCTTGTCTTTGTGCAAGTTTCGTGCCTCCGGCTGGTTTCCACGCCGACATCGGGTTACATAGACCATCGCTTTGCTCGCGCACCACGGACCTTCCCGCGCGGTGCCATTTCCTGTAATCTTTTTTACGTATCGCCTGCCGAGTCCTCACAGGATGCGGGGCGTGCCTCGGCGGACTTATTTGTATTCTCTTTAGAGTCGCTGAACATCTTGTGGCGCCGTCCGCTAGATTCTGATCTGGGGGGGGAAGCCGGGGCAATCGTTCCATAAGCCGTCTCCACATTTCGACTGAAAATGGCGAGTGCTTTCCTGTCATATTGCCTGGCATCGTGCTTTCAAGTCACTGCCGCACCAGTGGATACGTCGTTCCTGGTCTGGAAAAACATCCTCAGCGGCCGGAAACTGTATACCGCGCATCTGTCGCTCCTTgacgcctcccgcgcgcTGGTTGCTGTCGTGGTTGTTTCCGCGTTGCCCACCTGAGTGTACTTTTGGCTGATCTGTGCGTACCAGCTCGTCGTTCTCCGgttgtcttttttcttctaTTCTCTTCGTCTGTGTTGAGGATGGCTGAAGTGGCTGGAGGGGGTGGAGGCGGtgggcctccgcgcccggcgaCGGGGCAGGCCGCGAAACCTGGAGGACAAAAAGGTCAGTATCTCGACGTTGAAACCTGACCGTATCCCCTACCGAAGGGCGCTTTTTTGGACTTGGAGAATCACCCGGTCTTTTTCAGTTGCTTCCAAGCGCTTTTCTGCAGTTGAAAGGGCAACGCGCTAGCTTCGGCATTCCGTCGATCCATGGAGTCCGGACAGGCGTGGAAAGCAATCGAAGAGGCTGATATCTCATGTTAGGCCTCTTTTTAgctgcgtcctctctgcGTTGCTTCTGCACGCGTCCCTTTGGGCAATGTCTCTACATGCCCCTGCTTCCTTCACGTGCTTCTCCTTTTAGCTGACATCCCATTGTCTCTGCATACTTGCATCGCTGGCTTGTCCTTTGCATATGCAGGACAGTTGTtttgtgtctctgcgcgattacctctttttttttctttcttgtcATCTTGCGTGTGTGCCGGAGTCCCTGCTTGTGTGTGCTTCAGTTCAGGGCGCCGGAGACAACACTATGGTTTATCTCATATGCTGCAGAAACTTTTGGACAGATATCCTGAGAGTCACGTAAGTCGTGCTCCAGCAGTGTCGCCCGCTCGTATTCGACAGCATTTTCTCTTGCCGGCAGGCTTCTACCGACTGTGGTGCACTCGGCCTGACATTGTTTCCGGTGGCTGTGCACTATACTTCCGCCTTCGTGATGTCTTCATTGACCATTGCCGGTTTGTTTTCCAACCAGTTACCGCCTCCTTGCTGGCCGGAGGCCTCGCCCCGCTGTCTTAGGACAATCAAAGCTGAGAGGAGCCACACGCAATCCGAGAAGCACGGAGAAtatgcagagaagagagcagAAGACAGTCTCTCTTCCCGGCTGTTTATGCGCTGCGCCTGGTTGTTCCTATCGTTTGTTTTCCATCCTTTGCGTGGTGCGAAACTGCCTCTGGCTTCCCACATtgccgtcctctgcgctgaAAGGATAGCCCTGAGCTGCGTGCTTGTGGTCCTCGTGGTCTTCTGGTTGCCTGCAGCATCATCTCCTATTTCTTCTGGGTTGGGCTTATTTATCTggtcggcgccgtcgtcatTGTCACAGGTCCGTTGAAAAGCAACGACAGAGGGATAAACGGACGCTTGTgtggcgaggaagaagcttCAAAGAAGAGAACACGAGACGACTGCGTGCGGCTCACTACGCGGCGTAACCAGTCCACCATGGCTGCCCCCTTGTTTTTTTGCTTGCCAGGTTTCCAGTATACTGCGCCGCGGGTGGACACCGAGATAGCTTGTCCTATGAAGCCGAGCGTCTATCTTTTCAGCGGCGCGTGGTTCCTCCAAGTAGGCAGGAATCAGCCCCACGCACGGGCCACTAGAGGTTCAAGGCTCCCGCTGGAGCATCTCGAGTGGCTCGACACAACAGAGACAAACAATGAGTTGCCGTTGTTGCTGGGCAGTAAACAAAGGATTTGGGATGGACGCCGGAGGGTTTCGAGCCCAGTGTCTGTGCCTGACCGCGACATCTCGTAAGACGCTTGCGGGGAATGCAAACCGTCTGCGAAAGACGTGCCATTCTTGCGCAGTTCTAGTGCCGCACTGCTTCTGTGCGCAGAGCCTCATTCTCTTCTTCACCTGTTGGGGCTACTCGACAATAAGTGCTTCCACCTCGTAAGACACCTCAGGGGATACACACTCAGAGACGCACCCGCTGCGGTTTTTGAGAGGATGCTCTCGAATATTTACGCATCGATTTGCTTCCTGAGGAGGAAACAGTAGTCGTGTCTCCCTCGCGAAGCGACTGAATGGTACCGCTCTCTTGGGCTCAttgtcgtcttcctctcgtctGTTTGCGTCGTCCTGCAActcggaggcggcagcctggGCCCCCGTTGTTATCCCTTCACATGCCCCTCTCTCATCGCGGGCTGGCGTCGCGGTTGCTCGTTTCGCTTTGACTGATGGCCTTCTCAGTCCCGTGCGattctttttttctgtgcTGCTCGCTGCAGGAATGCGACGGTTTCAGGGCCTGCCCCGCATGACcccagcgaggcggacggcTTGCGGTTCGACCGGCTGACGACGGGGTTGTCTGTCCTGGGCGTGTTTGTGAAGACGGTCCCTACGTGGATTCGCCTCTTCCATGTTTTCAACATGTGTCAAGCCGTCGTCTGGATACTGGATCTCCTCCTGCTTCCGGAATGCAACGAAGCAGGCCTGCGTTGGATCGTCGGTGCGTCGATAGCTGGGGAGCAGGCTTCGGAAGCAGCGAGTGCATCGTCGTGTGCATGCCCGCTCGGTTTCCTGCATATTCGCTGTCCGCCTCACTATTTTTGGCGTTGCTACCGATGGGACTTCGTTCCTAGGTTTCGCATTGCGCCTGCTCCTACCGTGATCCTTCACTCTTTTTcgtctgcgcatgcatcaCTTTCGAGCCCGTTCCCCCCAAACAGTCTTCGCTCCTTCGGAGACCCTCCGTGTACCACCGCGTTTTCCTGTTGGCATTGTGTACGTGGTGGTTCGCCCGCTTGACTCACGCTGTCGATTTTGCGCTTCACTTCTAGTTTTTATTAGGCGTATCTTTTTTGTGTGCAGCGAtcgctctcgtcttctggTGGATTGTTGTTGGCGTGGGCGTGCTGGCAAAACGAAGAATCTTTGTGCCGCCTGCCCTCTACGACCCCATCCGCCCTGGTAAGACACGGCGGGAAGGGGCCAGTTAAGGTTCTGAAGAGCGTgaaaagacgcagaggcgaagcggcacACACCACAAGTCACCTGAGCGTGCTTTACTATGTATTCGACTTGCGTTTTCTGTCCGGCTTGGCTCGCTACCGGTGGCTGTGCCGTTTGTTTGTGTTTTGTGGTGTTCGTAGGACAGGGCGCTCTGCGGTCGCTCCGGGTACGTTTTCGCTGAGTATCCTGCAGCATATTGCCTCCCAGGGgttcttcgctctcgttcGAGTACTGTCGCTTCGTGTGGggtccgctgcgcgcgcgacctAGCCGCATGAACTTTCAGCGTGGCGTCTCAGTGGCGCGGCGCTTGTTGTACGTACCGAATTGTTGGCTCCGTGGTGGCTCTCTGAGGTTCTCACAAGCGGAGGGCACTCCTAGTTTGGAACAACGATGCGTACACAAAACGGGCATATCCGGTTTTTTTCCAGTCTCCCCACTGGGGGTTTCCGTCGTGTTTCTATATCGAGAGTCGTAACGTGTGCATGCTGTCAATTCGTTGTCTGTGCGTTGTACCTCTTTATGCATTTTTGCAGCATTTGCTCCGAGGATTTGGCCCGTAGCATTTGACTTCCTGGCGAGCTCCACCGTAGTCCGTCTCGGCATGGCATGCTATTTCTAGGGGTTGCGCCAGCTGCCGTCCCTTCTGGCACtgcgtggcgccgctgcacagcGCTTCTCCAGTCTGGCGTCATGGTACTTTTTTTTCCGTCAGCGCATTTCTGTACCTGCGTGCACTACCCTTTGCGTCGTTCTTCTCCACTCTTTCACCTGCCTCTTGCATAAATATTCGTTGTGCTGGGCTTCGTATCACCTTTCAAACTTTTTAGTCTGCTTGAATTACAAGTCTCCTCTTCTTATGCAAAGTAGAACTAGTAATTTCGAGGTATACGCTCGCTTGCGTATCGCGCTGCATTGCTCTGCAGCAACCTTCAGTATGGCATTAAAGCGCGTCCCGGACCAAGGCCGTTTTATGACTTTTACACAAGCGCTCCATTGTGTATGAGTACCGTAACTCTGCCGTGGCCTCACACGAGTTCGAGAGGCTTTTCTGTATGAGAAGGGCAAAGAAGGTAGAGCTCGCGTGCTTCCAAGGGGCAAAACGCTGTCTACCCATCCTGAGTAGACGCGAGCAGGTTCACCAGAGTTCCACTCGAGAGCACGTCGGCGTCGTGAAGCGTATGCGGCGTAACGTAGGTTCACCTCGTATGTGTAGAATTATAGCCGTATGTGGTCGCTTGACCAGGCTACGGGCGAGTACTCCCTGCGCCTGTTTGGGGCGAGCGAGGAATGAGGGGAGGAGGGCAGGGGCTGCCACGAATGTCGACACTAGAGGACAGGTGTGAGGACGGATAAAAGATGACGGGGCCACGTCTGGTATGAAGAACTGGTGACCTCAACGGGTAGGCCCAGCAGCGGTCTTTCCGTACGCCAATGTGAAGTTGTTCAAGACGTTCGGAAAAAGTTATGAGCTGCTACGAGCTCCATCCGACAAAACAAACAAAGTCATATGCCACGTCCGCCGATCTGCACATCTAGAGGTATGCATTTATGTACCAACGGGAGGCCCCATGCAAGCGTATGGAGAGGATGACACACAACCCTGGCGCATTCCGAAGGCAAGCACAGAGGACAACGGTTTTTCTAGTTGAATGCATTAGGAAAAAGAAACTCCTTTCCGTGTCGCCTCCACGTCTTACGCGTGCCAGAAAAAGGCCGACCAGGACCACGGAAGGCCTCTAAAGCGGCTTACTCGCGTGCGAAAAAGCGGGCTGCCCAATGTGCACATCTCTTACTACGCTACATGCTCTGGATGCGCAAAACCTGCATGTGTGCACGCTATAGTAAGCCGCCCTGCATCAAGGCATGACACAAGACGAAACGCCCTACCAACCAGACGACCCTAAACCTGCACAAGATGCGCAACGCCGCACCTTTCCACCCACGCAGCAATACACACAGGTTTATATTGACGTATGTCGACGAGACCTTCAATTCTACAGCCAGCTCAGCTGAAATCCCTGCGAAACGAGTTTCTAGTGCAGTGAACGTTGATTAGGTTCGTGCCATTCCGAGGGCCAGCTTCTTACACGCCCCTCTTCCGTGCCTTtagtctccgcctcctccccctcgtTCTCCGTATCGCCTAGTGAGGATACGGCCACGAAGCAAACAGACGGAGGACTGCCACTCCTTTGACAGAAACGCAGTTTAGCGGTCGCTCTCTACATCGCCCAAAATAAATCGCTTTCAGACGCACACATATGAATGATGAGGCGCTGGCCAACGCCCCCGCAGGCTGGTTTTTCCAAACCTGGTTCTCCATACTTCTGTCTGCACGCACCGCGTCTCTTGGGCGTGGCTACGCCAGTCTCTTCGAAGCAAACATTTAGATCG
This genomic interval carries:
- a CDS encoding uncharacterized protein (encoded by transcript BESB_025540) → MAEVAGGGGGGGPPRPATGQAAKPGGQKVQGAGDNTMVYLICCRNFWTDILRVTIISYFFWVGLIYLVGAVVIVTGFQYTAPRVDTEIACPMKPSVYLFSGAWFLQSLILFFTCWGYSTISASTSNATVSGPAPHDPSEADGLRFDRLTTGLSVLGVFVKTVPTWIRLFHVFNMCQAVVWILDLLLLPECNEAGLRWIVAIALVFWWIVVGVGVLAKRRIFVPPALYDPIRPGQGALRSLRHLLRGFGP
- a CDS encoding uncharacterized protein (encoded by transcript BESB_025530), whose amino-acid sequence is MAESGRCRGGAPEAVDGTICPTGVSCDCLPSSDTLATPSCVAGLAGAAAQGSVHLSSWPGGCFDERQQSGSADRSPAVSTADSASFGGAESGSSCGKGWRRQSVSTASSSILITRSRSVCSLSPTLSPHTSPAVDPQISPAHAQVLSVEDMCGATRVHSRVFAPLPAAVGYPVPCSMSSTSSSSCGSATTQEGMFRESRMWKKGADGLTTCSQGGHCACGATNEEDTRLSSFGSLASACPALTGGDPVSSPSVPPEPLHMWRATLWGSVHFEALTPRSSGASVQWSGGRGGSRESWEFRQREARFHTGCKSPLTDGDDGCGDSQRLRTVSGLFFIDHEEDQVKRSHAWSEGCHRRIAVNLKGNRASSPLREENLWEGLFGGKSSDALICLLKQLLRLERTEQLKTESIQSCSHCGLQSLNPLGPEADPRVFSSFPLWKSIAPPQRRAPDKGDSLLSPVLCPLFIVNFGTFASLLVLPLLAAWESKDLFRAFMSSPRPFKAATCSSVAVTADKTHTTGGAGGEGRQGRQRLCLECSAYPSFARRSARAVPWSPVQESLRCISHALHAKSEYLSLWYRAYIVRFQKMSERHQRKSTNRVEGLHICRDALRRCLILHSTAVAVAWGRHIQFDWPAACPARASRQEPLYRLAALCQALCFQQSERRNHRGQPLSFKLRREHEGVTRSLLLGILSAAAEREDSGAADTDDVFPFSPFSWALNDGQSSSDGECGEGNDAEAKAKRTEARRIRRALRFTAAHLFMCDSQVYLHLPADDPVPQASGVFFAPCETTWEDQDPSPDGGQARAETFPRVVCNAPHRPGTDTTEFLQRRDFQANSRIDRCHRGVDGGLATRFLDVPAAGMPGSPQHPPAHPLSPATVPRPHPLSLAYHIDEEKHQAAPVFSPPSPSWTLDAGYQRGALARAIRVAVLLPHTTFRDFFYTRSELPRDDNAPDLVTQMRESRSLHRGDHRRTDGRSKGRGRRGDANRGYAFVCSFLDDGQVMLNASHEPPQPYVEQPHIVDVLVFSWFGTGEPSPASPTGRSAASSRPLSRSPSPAPTPSSCSMSPFLTAPQQRFTLLFLAADGRLYASGDVPPILVRDSPLSATVKPSRLGSFFCAHPVEATCSKTGQSLLFSAFLAANVEGTALTSGLILPRYRYLHNPLSGRMLVSYLPTSQASCPCSRLSSSSPTLSASVLSVPLPCVGAVSQSHRGSARMANDGSELPSSKSDVDHPEGRQSREELSHAAWGGNATTQGAIQSEHEERDGAGVCRTNPCCCSARAASDAPSSDFFFARDREATSPRVKHPTPRCALAVLQTHTGDPVLLQMTFERPAISGVHATRPESAGPALIEGIGGSREACPVAFEFVVLQVGWCRGADKQKLPAGVRWAYEQSSCATGEVEEATKSRKTQRRCRVDPLRSDLCGGSEGATPNHRLCDDLPSCSYLPNFLQSGRWAACCLYRDVVLVRTGGDASEASVLVSTLEKTQHDWLASFLLSHPAVRVSIRSLRLGFERLTHLQKELYSLPAKRKAGAHLRQPKGSDPVSGAFTTPSPRSKGENALWKAGASSNGIQQEVRKADGTTISVGRKANVAPPQEPGLGSETEPPNGHGRSKDLHYEATQPESKNELVGLLEWEEDDGQLRLFFRLVDGAFLALNLHQKQVELVWNVEGRNLPAQTATSEGRLR